A window of Maioricimonas rarisocia genomic DNA:
TGTGTCGCGGCTGCAGGCAGGTCCGGTAGAATCAACACCGGCCGCGGCGACCGACGTAAGCGGCCAGATGACAGAATCCTGACGGAGAACGACTGGTGACTGACTGGCTCTGGACGTGCGTGTGGCGGCGAGAGGTGATTCTGGTACTTCCCGTTCTGCTCGCCGGTTGTGGCGGCGAAACGGCAGAAAACGCTGCAGAGGCACCGGCATCCGAAGTTGCGACCCCGGCACAGGAGGCCGGTCCGCAGACGCTCACGCTGGCCGACTTCGATCCGTTCCAGGCCGAAGAGTCCACCTGGCGTGAAGAAGAGGGCATGCTGATCTGCAGCGGGACGCCGAAGGGCTACATCCACACCCGCGAAACGTACGGCAATTACGTCTGGGAGGCGGAGTACCGATTCGCTCCGGTGGAGGACGAAGAGAAGCGCCCGCTGGCCAACACCGGTTTCATGATTCACATCCAGGAGCCGCAGAAGGTCTGGCCGGCCTCGCTTGAAGTCCAGGGACGATGGGACGAGATGGCGTCGATCAAGTCGAACGGCGGAATCCCGGATCTGACGATCGACGATGATCCTGAGGCCCGCGAGTCGGCTCGCAAGCCGGTCGGCGAATGGAACCACATCCGCATCGAGTCTCGCGACGGGGCGCTGACCTCCTGGCTGAACGGCGAGAAGATCTGCGAATCGCAGCCGGGCGAACTGACGTCGGGGCAGATCGGCCTGCAGTCGGAAGGCTTCGAGGTGCATTTTCGCAATGTGACGATCGAGCCAGTGGAGTGACATGCCGCGTAGGGCCCCGGCCGACGAATGCTCGAGAGACGGGCGGCCCAGACACACGACGTGTCTGGGTGGCGCAGCCACAGGAAGCAGCAGGTGGGGCAGGCATTCCTGCCTGCCATGATTCGCCCTTGGCGGTCTTGCGCGGCCCACCGGTCGCAGCCGGTGGGCTTTGGATGCCCGAGGCTCGCTGCTCAAGCCTCACTGGTCAAGCACGTAGGGCAGGCTCTGCCTGCCGCCGAGCGACTTGAGCCACTCAATCCTCAAGACTCACTGCTCACTCTCACTCCTTCACGCAATGATGTCATGCACGATCCGGCCGTGGACGTCGGTCAGCCGCATGTCCCGACCCGAAAACCGGACCGTCAGCTGCTCGTGATTGATGCCGAGCAGATGCAGCATTGTCGCGTGCAGGTCGTGAATCTCCAGTCGATTCTCGATGGCGTGGTAGCCGTACTCGTCGGTGGAGCCGTAGGTCGTTCCGCCGCGAACGCCTCCGCCCGCCATCCAGAGTGAGAAGCCGAACGGATTGTGGTCGCGACCGTTGTTCCCCTGAGCGAAGGGAGTTCGCCCGAATTCACCGGTCCAGATGACGAGCGTGTGTTCGAGCAGTCCGCGGGACTTCAGGTCGCGAAGCAGGCCGGCAATCGGCTGATCGACCGAGCGGGCGTTCTTCTCGTGTCCGTCCCGCAGGTTCGAATGCTGGTCCCAGCGATCGCCGCTGCCTCCCGGGCAGGTCAGCTGGATGAACCGCACGCCCCGCTCGACGAGCCGGCGGGCAATCAGGCAGGAATGACCAAACGATCGCGTCCCCTTCCAGTCGTGCGAGAGGCCGTACATCTCCTGCGTCGCCTTTGTTTCGGCAGAGATGTCCATCAGGTCCGGGACGGCTGTCTGCATACGGAAGGCGAGTTCGTAGTTGGCGATCGCCGATTCGATCGCGTCATCCGAACCACTCTGCTCGAGAATCTGCTGGTCGAGGGACCGCATCAGGTCCAGCTTCCGCCGCTGGGCTTCGGGAATCGCTTCGCGCGGGACGACATCCGCAACGGGAGTGGAACCGTTCTTGAAGACCGAACCCTGGTACGTGGCGGGAAGGAATCCGCTGCCGAAGCACTCCAGCCCTCCCGGCGGGATCAGTCCGCCGTTGAGGACCACGTACCCGGGCAGGTTCTGGCATTCACTCCCCAGACCGTATGTCGTCCAGGCCCCCATGCTGGGGCGGCCCTGCAGTCCGTGACCAGTGTGCAGGAAGTAGTTCGCGTTCGTGTGCTCGGAAAAGTTCGACGTCATTGAGCGAATGACGCACAGATCGTCGGCCGATTCGGCCACGGCCGGGAACAGATCGCTCACCGGCAAACCGCTCTCGCCATAGTGGCGGAACTTCCACGGCGAGCCGAGCGTGTTTCCGATGTTGTCGAACTGCGTCGGCTGGATCTTCATCTTGAACGGCTGGCCGTTCTCCGCCTGCAGCAGTGGCTTGGGGTCGAACGTGTCGACCTGTGACGGGCCACCATCCATGTACAGAAAGATCACGTTCCGGGCGCGGGGCTCGTAATGAGGCTCCTGCGGGGCCAGCGGCGAACGGTCGGTCGTTGCCGTAGCGCCACGGGACTCCTCCAGCATCAGGGCGGTCAGTGCCGCGGCACCGAAACCGTGCGCGGTCTGCTGAAGCATTTCCCGTCGCGATTGCGGTCCAGGACGAAAACGTCGGCAATGCATGGCGAATCCGGTTTCTCTTCTGACTCTCGATGACTGATGGGGAACAGGCGGATTACCACCTGAGGCGCTGATCGCCCGGCTCCAGACGACCGACCGGGCGTACACCCTGCCCCTGGCGTTTCGTCAGCCGGTCCCCCAGATCCTCGCGGGCCTGCTCGGCCGCCTGCTGCAGACGCTGGACGACTTCGGGGTACTGGTCGGCGACATTGGTCGTCTCGCCCAGATCGTTGTGCAGGTCGAACAGTTCCAGCCCGATCTTACCGGTGCCGTAGTTGACCGGGCTGCCGCCCGACCCGCCGGGGCGGCCGTTGAGGGTCCGGTACTGGTGCGGAAAATGCAGCTTCCACCGCCCGTCCCGAACTGCCTGCAACTGTCCTCCGCCGTAGTAGCAGTAGAACACCTCATGCGGCGACGTTGCCCCCGGCTCGCCGAACATCAGGGGGCGGATGTCCTTCCCGTCGATGGGGTGATCGGGAAGCTCGGCTCCGATAAGAGCGGCCACCGTCGGCAACAGGTCGATCGTCGATGCCAGCTCGGTGCAGGTGGTGCCGGCGGGAACTCGTGCCGGCCACCGCATGATGGTCGGTTCCCGGTAGCCTCCCTCGAACATCGTCCCCTTCCCTTCCCGCAGAGGTCCGGCCGATCCGCCGTGGTCGCCGAAGCTCAGCCAGGGACCATTGTCGGAGGTGAAGACGACCAGAGTCTCTTCGTCGATCCCCTGCTCTTTCAGGGTCCTGAGGATCTCGCCGACCGACCAGTCCAGCTCCATCACCACGTCGCCGTACAGTCCCGCCCCGCTCTTGCCGAGGAACTTGTCGGAAACGTAGAGCGGCACGTGCACCATGCTGTGCGGCACGTACAGGAAGAACGGCCTGTCCCCCTGCCGGCGGATGAAATCGACGGCCCGCTCGGTGTACAGCGTGGTGAGCTGCTTCTGAACCTCTTCGGTGACGTCGGGATTGATGACGTTCGTCTGTTCGATCAGCGGCAAAGGCGGGTGACGCTTCTTCCGCTTCGCCAGGGCCGGGCTCAGGTCGAAATGGTCCGCATGCCGCGGCCACATATCGTTGGAATACGGCAGGCCGAAGTACTCGTCGAACCCGTGGTTGGTCGGCAGGAACTTCGGATGATGCCCCAGGTGCCACTTGCCGAAGCAGGCAGTGGCATATCCCTTCTGCCTGCAGATCTCGGCGATGGTGACTTCATCGGGATTGAGGCCGATTGTGGCCTGCGGGCTGAGGGCCCCGGAGATGCTGACCCGCCGGTTGTAGCAGCCGGTCAGCAGCGACGCCCGTGAGGCCGAGCAGACCGCTGTCGAGACGACGAAGTCCGTAAACCGCATTCCCTCCGCGGCCATCCGGTCAAGGTTCGGCGTCGGATAGTCCGTCGCACCGAACGGACCGATGTCGGCATAGCCCATGTCATCGATGAAGATCACGACGACGTTGGGCTGTTCAGCGTCAGCTGCCCGAGACTCATCCACCAACATGCCGAGGCAGACGAGCAGAAGCAGCAGAGTCCGGATGAGTGACTGAGGGAA
This region includes:
- a CDS encoding 3-keto-disaccharide hydrolase, with amino-acid sequence MTDWLWTCVWRREVILVLPVLLAGCGGETAENAAEAPASEVATPAQEAGPQTLTLADFDPFQAEESTWREEEGMLICSGTPKGYIHTRETYGNYVWEAEYRFAPVEDEEKRPLANTGFMIHIQEPQKVWPASLEVQGRWDEMASIKSNGGIPDLTIDDDPEARESARKPVGEWNHIRIESRDGALTSWLNGEKICESQPGELTSGQIGLQSEGFEVHFRNVTIEPVE
- a CDS encoding DUF1501 domain-containing protein, translating into MLQQTAHGFGAAALTALMLEESRGATATTDRSPLAPQEPHYEPRARNVIFLYMDGGPSQVDTFDPKPLLQAENGQPFKMKIQPTQFDNIGNTLGSPWKFRHYGESGLPVSDLFPAVAESADDLCVIRSMTSNFSEHTNANYFLHTGHGLQGRPSMGAWTTYGLGSECQNLPGYVVLNGGLIPPGGLECFGSGFLPATYQGSVFKNGSTPVADVVPREAIPEAQRRKLDLMRSLDQQILEQSGSDDAIESAIANYELAFRMQTAVPDLMDISAETKATQEMYGLSHDWKGTRSFGHSCLIARRLVERGVRFIQLTCPGGSGDRWDQHSNLRDGHEKNARSVDQPIAGLLRDLKSRGLLEHTLVIWTGEFGRTPFAQGNNGRDHNPFGFSLWMAGGGVRGGTTYGSTDEYGYHAIENRLEIHDLHATMLHLLGINHEQLTVRFSGRDMRLTDVHGRIVHDIIA
- a CDS encoding sulfatase family protein; the protein is MRFPQSLIRTLLLLLVCLGMLVDESRAADAEQPNVVVIFIDDMGYADIGPFGATDYPTPNLDRMAAEGMRFTDFVVSTAVCSASRASLLTGCYNRRVSISGALSPQATIGLNPDEVTIAEICRQKGYATACFGKWHLGHHPKFLPTNHGFDEYFGLPYSNDMWPRHADHFDLSPALAKRKKRHPPLPLIEQTNVINPDVTEEVQKQLTTLYTERAVDFIRRQGDRPFFLYVPHSMVHVPLYVSDKFLGKSGAGLYGDVVMELDWSVGEILRTLKEQGIDEETLVVFTSDNGPWLSFGDHGGSAGPLREGKGTMFEGGYREPTIMRWPARVPAGTTCTELASTIDLLPTVAALIGAELPDHPIDGKDIRPLMFGEPGATSPHEVFYCYYGGGQLQAVRDGRWKLHFPHQYRTLNGRPGGSGGSPVNYGTGKIGLELFDLHNDLGETTNVADQYPEVVQRLQQAAEQAREDLGDRLTKRQGQGVRPVGRLEPGDQRLRW